Proteins encoded in a region of the Moritella marina ATCC 15381 genome:
- a CDS encoding calcium/sodium antiporter, with protein MSLLLPIIAVLVGFILLTVSADRLILVSSTLAKQFGVSVMFIGMTVIAFGTSFPELVVSAIASFNGAEGLAVGNAIGSNIINCGLVLALCALFMPLVIQVRFIKRELPILVVALIATIALMSNGSITMWDSLVLILLLALYCVYLAKSSSADDVENELEFLDVSRNRALVETIAMLIMLLISSQIMVWGSVQLAKAMGVSDLLIGLTIVAFGTSLPELAAAIAGVRRGMPEIAFATVIGSNTFNLLGVLAFPGLIGDGLQLPAEVLTRDIPMLSIMTAFMVISFTFTYFVVNKRRSNLKPEQQTDALIAADSKLNYSFGRLSGAVLLIMFIGYTWVLFTS; from the coding sequence ATGTCTTTATTACTACCTATCATCGCTGTATTAGTTGGTTTTATCTTACTCACAGTAAGTGCTGACCGTCTCATCCTAGTATCATCAACATTAGCCAAACAGTTTGGTGTGTCTGTCATGTTTATTGGCATGACCGTGATTGCCTTTGGTACTTCATTCCCGGAATTAGTTGTAAGTGCAATTGCCTCATTTAATGGTGCAGAAGGCCTTGCTGTCGGTAATGCTATCGGCTCTAACATTATCAACTGTGGTTTAGTATTAGCGCTTTGTGCCTTGTTTATGCCGCTGGTTATTCAAGTACGTTTTATCAAACGTGAATTACCGATTTTAGTTGTTGCGCTAATTGCGACTATCGCATTAATGTCAAACGGTTCAATTACCATGTGGGACAGTCTTGTACTGATCCTATTACTTGCACTTTACTGTGTATACTTGGCAAAATCATCGTCTGCTGATGATGTTGAAAACGAACTCGAATTTTTAGACGTGAGTAGAAATAGAGCATTAGTCGAAACGATTGCTATGTTGATCATGCTATTAATCAGCTCACAAATTATGGTTTGGGGCAGCGTACAACTTGCTAAAGCAATGGGTGTAAGCGACTTATTGATTGGTCTAACGATTGTTGCATTTGGTACTAGCTTACCTGAATTAGCAGCTGCTATTGCTGGTGTGCGTCGTGGCATGCCTGAAATTGCATTTGCAACTGTGATCGGTTCAAATACCTTTAACTTATTAGGTGTTCTGGCATTCCCTGGTTTGATTGGTGATGGTCTACAACTACCCGCAGAAGTATTAACGCGTGATATCCCGATGCTTTCAATCATGACTGCATTTATGGTGATCTCATTTACATTTACTTATTTTGTCGTGAACAAGCGTCGTTCTAATTTGAAACCTGAACAACAAACAGATGCACTAATCGCAGCAGACAGTAAACTGAACTATAGCTTCGGTCGCCTATCAGGTGCTGTACTCTTGATTATGTTTATTGGTTATACTTGGGTGCTGTTTACCTCTTAA
- a CDS encoding endonuclease/exonuclease/phosphatase family protein: MLKIATFNLFNYIEPPYACYDFDRIYDEQQWQKKQTWIRDYLSEHQPDVIGFQEVFSPDSLKALVAECDYPYFAVVDSADVIEDYIFRSPVVALASRYPITDITAVIPDSQLAADMGLSPEYQFSRKPLRASIELPHLGTTDCYVVHFKSKRPMLESDDNELATTKAVLNAFTKQMCGTWGSSIQRGSEAVLLFQKMIQRRLATNNPMMLMGDFNDRLDNDRDGVLSHLTMDTLRFNSDPQAQDIVKQFSLQDSWHLYQHAANGVTASCTPAPRPPTHYFFNKGSVLDYILLSCEFNAEYQRSLYEVSDYHTYDRHLINPIYARDSESTDHAVVQINLQLRT; the protein is encoded by the coding sequence ATGCTAAAAATTGCCACCTTCAACCTGTTCAATTATATCGAACCGCCTTATGCTTGTTATGACTTTGACCGTATCTATGATGAGCAACAATGGCAGAAAAAGCAGACATGGATACGTGATTACCTTAGCGAACATCAGCCAGACGTGATTGGCTTTCAAGAAGTGTTTAGCCCTGATTCTCTAAAAGCATTAGTAGCAGAATGTGATTATCCGTATTTCGCCGTTGTCGATAGCGCCGATGTCATTGAAGACTATATCTTTCGCAGTCCAGTCGTCGCACTGGCATCACGTTACCCAATAACCGATATCACCGCGGTTATACCAGATAGCCAACTTGCAGCAGACATGGGATTGTCACCTGAGTATCAATTTAGCCGTAAACCACTACGCGCCAGTATTGAATTGCCACACTTAGGTACAACAGATTGTTATGTCGTACATTTCAAATCTAAACGACCTATGTTAGAAAGTGACGATAACGAGCTCGCAACGACCAAAGCCGTACTAAATGCTTTTACTAAACAAATGTGCGGCACTTGGGGTTCATCGATACAGCGTGGTTCAGAGGCAGTATTACTATTCCAAAAAATGATCCAACGTCGACTCGCAACAAACAATCCAATGATGTTAATGGGCGATTTTAATGATCGACTCGATAATGATCGCGACGGTGTGCTGTCTCATTTAACCATGGACACTTTACGCTTTAATTCAGACCCACAAGCACAAGACATTGTTAAGCAATTTAGTCTACAAGATAGCTGGCATTTATATCAGCATGCAGCAAATGGAGTAACAGCAAGTTGTACCCCAGCGCCTCGCCCGCCGACACATTACTTTTTCAATAAAGGGTCTGTGTTAGATTATATTTTACTGTCGTGTGAGTTTAATGCTGAATATCAGCGTAGCCTCTATGAAGTCAGTGATTATCACACCTATGACCGTCATCTGATTAATCCTATCTATGCACGTGATAGCGAAAGTACTGACCATGCAGTGGTACAAATTAATTTACAATTGAGAACTTAA
- a CDS encoding DUF4056 domain-containing protein, with protein sequence MMSFAKVSMFVFGAMLLTACSQDWQVRSLPTDEAVAEALAAEPDKRVLASTELNGYASLEMPGDVRPCCAFGNAQKVKVGTLQVPFFRYANTLGADDIGAHAFDAGTFSYVKASPGGSSSGENNGQIYTRLGGFIDLAHVRDTADNTVILFYKIYKQLGKETKLELPPEIGPRYIQLNAFDIEHLDPLQRWNLAADIAARLGYLMAESHEIAQWHGYRSWALWSEEVSAYSPEDIYSNMLGAKIAVALISNNLAMNKTLFNQHMNGWLTAAINQLEPVTAEQTNALFDVIDGDWWDSNEPLPNKFMLLKRHYALGDMQSPYLVDKQTAQAHAHWPLLAPVYLQEKRQQDQEHQAKQLSLPRYSHGVDIDEVAKLWLFIDDKFKANFTHIPAELWSNGFTSAQFLALSAYNQIEDDKQLKAKREGDK encoded by the coding sequence ATGATGTCCTTTGCTAAAGTATCTATGTTTGTGTTTGGCGCTATGTTGTTAACTGCTTGCAGTCAAGATTGGCAAGTTCGCTCATTGCCAACCGATGAAGCTGTCGCAGAAGCATTAGCGGCAGAGCCAGATAAACGTGTGCTTGCAAGTACCGAGTTAAATGGTTATGCAAGCCTAGAAATGCCTGGAGATGTAAGACCTTGCTGCGCGTTCGGTAATGCCCAAAAAGTCAAAGTAGGTACCTTACAAGTGCCATTCTTTCGTTATGCCAATACATTGGGAGCTGATGATATTGGCGCACATGCGTTTGATGCTGGTACATTTAGCTATGTGAAAGCATCGCCAGGTGGTAGCAGCAGTGGTGAAAACAATGGTCAAATCTACACGCGACTTGGTGGCTTCATTGATTTAGCTCATGTACGCGATACTGCGGATAATACGGTTATTTTGTTTTATAAGATCTATAAGCAATTAGGTAAAGAAACAAAACTTGAGTTACCGCCTGAAATCGGTCCCCGTTATATTCAGTTAAACGCCTTTGATATTGAGCATCTCGACCCATTACAGCGCTGGAATTTAGCGGCTGATATCGCTGCAAGACTCGGTTACTTAATGGCTGAGTCACATGAAATAGCACAATGGCACGGCTATCGCAGTTGGGCGCTTTGGTCTGAAGAGGTATCGGCTTATTCACCTGAAGATATCTATTCAAATATGCTGGGCGCTAAGATCGCAGTGGCATTAATCAGTAATAACTTAGCCATGAATAAAACCTTGTTTAATCAGCACATGAATGGCTGGTTAACCGCGGCAATCAATCAACTCGAACCTGTAACAGCCGAGCAAACTAACGCGTTGTTTGATGTGATTGACGGCGATTGGTGGGATTCAAATGAACCATTACCAAATAAATTTATGTTATTGAAACGTCACTATGCCTTGGGGGATATGCAGTCTCCGTATTTAGTGGATAAACAAACTGCTCAAGCGCATGCGCATTGGCCTTTACTTGCTCCTGTCTATTTACAAGAGAAGCGACAACAAGATCAAGAACACCAAGCCAAACAGTTATCCCTGCCGCGCTACAGCCATGGTGTGGATATAGATGAAGTAGCCAAGCTATGGTTATTTATTGATGATAAGTTTAAAGCTAACTTTACTCATATCCCTGCAGAGCTGTGGTCGAACGGTTTTACCAGTGCGCAATTTTTAGCCTTGTCAGCTTATAACCAGATTGAAGATGACAAGCAGCTAAAAGCCAAGCGCGAGGGTGATAAATAA
- a CDS encoding BamA/TamA family outer membrane protein, whose amino-acid sequence MLQHRAKLYQTKQHKTKLGSHLLLSSSLLLMTGQSAFADTGSQTDESANVEQGGWIDGLLENLGADGEYNQDKMIDFSVLPGPFYNPEMSFGVGVSAIGLYQVDKEDQVSQLSTLIINGFASANGALGIAVANKTFLQQDRLRFYVDAVIADAPEVYYGRGYDENRQDDNKVTFDNQQVSLAPSLRKRISAQSFIGIGMDFNYNSADDIDRGQSMVDSSMLVESSRSVGASLLVNYDSRDSVLSPRSGRLVELDSKWYRQEFGSQTDFNVQSLLYSEYLSIGESGDVLAWQVHGRFTQGDVPWDQLSALGGGGLLRGYNSGRYRDEQMLLAQVEYRLNLSGRHGMVFWGGAGGLADNIDKLSADELLPTAGVGYRFEVKPKVNLRLDMGFGNGDSGFYFNVNEAF is encoded by the coding sequence ATGCTGCAGCATCGAGCTAAGCTATATCAAACCAAGCAACATAAAACCAAGTTAGGGTCACACCTATTGCTCTCGAGTTCATTGCTGTTGATGACGGGCCAAAGTGCTTTTGCGGATACTGGTTCTCAAACTGATGAAAGCGCTAACGTTGAACAAGGTGGCTGGATTGATGGGCTGTTGGAGAATCTCGGTGCGGACGGTGAATATAACCAAGACAAAATGATTGATTTTAGCGTATTACCCGGGCCTTTTTATAATCCGGAAATGTCATTTGGTGTCGGTGTGTCGGCAATAGGGCTCTATCAGGTAGATAAAGAAGATCAGGTGAGCCAGTTATCGACATTAATTATTAATGGCTTTGCCTCTGCCAATGGTGCGCTAGGGATTGCTGTCGCAAACAAAACCTTTTTACAGCAAGATAGGTTACGGTTTTATGTTGATGCTGTTATCGCTGATGCGCCTGAAGTGTATTATGGCCGCGGTTATGATGAAAATAGACAAGATGATAATAAAGTCACATTTGATAATCAGCAAGTATCACTGGCGCCTTCGTTACGCAAACGTATTTCCGCGCAAAGCTTTATTGGTATCGGCATGGATTTTAACTATAATTCAGCCGATGACATTGATCGCGGGCAGTCTATGGTCGATAGCAGTATGTTGGTGGAAAGCAGCCGTAGTGTTGGGGCTAGCTTATTGGTCAATTACGATAGTCGTGACAGTGTACTAAGTCCTCGTTCTGGGCGTCTTGTCGAATTGGATTCAAAGTGGTATCGCCAAGAATTTGGTAGCCAAACTGATTTTAATGTTCAATCATTATTATACAGCGAGTATCTGAGTATTGGTGAGAGCGGGGATGTATTAGCATGGCAAGTTCATGGCCGCTTTACGCAAGGAGATGTGCCTTGGGATCAACTCTCAGCGCTGGGTGGAGGTGGCTTATTACGTGGTTATAATTCAGGACGTTATCGCGATGAGCAAATGTTATTGGCACAAGTTGAATACCGTTTAAACCTATCAGGTCGTCATGGCATGGTATTTTGGGGCGGTGCTGGTGGACTTGCCGATAACATTGATAAATTATCAGCAGATGAACTATTGCCAACGGCGGGCGTGGGTTATCGATTTGAAGTGAAACCCAAAGTTAATCTACGCTTAGACATGGGCTTTGGTAATGGTGATTCAGGGTTCTACTTTAATGTGAATGAAGCGTTTTAA
- the udp gene encoding uridine phosphorylase has translation MTTANVFHLGINKSDLQGAELAIIPGDPARVEKIAQQMENPKFLASHREYTVYLADLAGKKVVVCSTGIGGPSTSIAVEELAQLGVNTFLRVGTTGAIQEHINVGDMIVTTASVRLDGASSHFAPMEYPAVADFAVATEMKAAVDAEGIKVHMGVTASSDTFYPGQERYDTFSGRVTRRFQGSMQEWQDMGVLNFEMESATLFTMCASQGLKAGCVAGVIINRTQKEIPDEAAMKLVETRSIKVVVDAARRMLTA, from the coding sequence ATGACTACTGCAAACGTTTTTCACCTTGGTATCAATAAATCAGACTTACAAGGTGCCGAATTGGCTATCATTCCAGGTGATCCAGCGCGTGTCGAAAAGATCGCACAGCAAATGGAAAACCCAAAATTTTTAGCAAGTCATCGAGAATACACGGTTTATTTAGCCGATTTAGCAGGTAAGAAAGTGGTTGTGTGTTCAACAGGTATCGGCGGTCCATCGACTTCGATTGCTGTTGAAGAACTTGCGCAACTTGGCGTTAATACATTCTTAAGAGTTGGCACAACGGGTGCAATTCAAGAACACATTAATGTTGGCGATATGATTGTAACAACAGCGTCGGTACGTCTTGACGGTGCAAGCTCTCATTTTGCGCCAATGGAATACCCTGCAGTAGCAGATTTTGCTGTCGCGACAGAAATGAAAGCGGCTGTTGATGCTGAAGGTATCAAGGTACATATGGGCGTTACTGCATCAAGTGATACCTTCTACCCAGGTCAAGAGCGTTACGATACATTCTCGGGCCGTGTTACACGTCGTTTCCAAGGTTCTATGCAAGAATGGCAAGACATGGGCGTGCTTAACTTTGAAATGGAATCGGCAACACTCTTTACTATGTGTGCAAGCCAAGGCCTTAAAGCGGGCTGTGTTGCTGGTGTTATTATTAACCGCACACAAAAAGAGATCCCTGATGAAGCCGCAATGAAACTTGTTGAAACAAGATCGATTAAAGTTGTTGTTGATGCTGCTCGCCGTATGTTGACTGCTTAA
- a CDS encoding glutathione S-transferase — MRPTRPAIFYSFRRCPYAMRARLAVCYSQVEVELREVVLKDKPMSLLAYSPKGTVPVLVTQDKQIIDESRDIMHWALAQNDSHDWRRQNQPNLQKQISSLIDENDNEFKAILDKYKYADRHPEFSEAQYREQGSHFLTQLELLLRLHNNLISDDVSLADIAIFPFIRQFSSVDKAWFEQSPYPRLRAWLDRHTSSTLFADIMYKYPQWSAGDKAVYFASSH; from the coding sequence ATGCGACCTACTCGCCCTGCTATTTTTTATTCGTTTCGTCGTTGCCCATATGCAATGAGAGCTCGACTCGCGGTTTGTTACAGTCAAGTTGAAGTTGAATTAAGAGAGGTGGTATTAAAAGATAAACCGATGAGCTTGTTAGCTTACTCGCCTAAAGGTACAGTGCCAGTTCTAGTCACCCAAGATAAGCAGATCATTGATGAAAGTCGCGACATTATGCACTGGGCGCTAGCACAAAATGACAGCCATGATTGGCGACGCCAAAATCAGCCTAATTTGCAAAAGCAGATCAGCTCACTGATCGATGAAAATGATAACGAATTCAAAGCTATTTTAGATAAATATAAATATGCTGACCGCCACCCTGAATTCAGCGAAGCGCAATATCGTGAGCAAGGTAGCCATTTTCTAACTCAGCTTGAATTGTTACTCAGGCTACACAATAACCTTATTAGTGATGATGTAAGTCTCGCAGACATCGCTATCTTTCCCTTTATTCGTCAATTTTCCAGTGTTGATAAAGCCTGGTTCGAACAATCTCCCTACCCTAGGTTGCGCGCTTGGTTAGATCGCCACACTAGCTCGACATTATTTGCTGATATTATGTATAAATACCCGCAATGGTCTGCTGGCGACAAAGCCGTTTATTTTGCCTCAAGCCACTAA
- a CDS encoding pilus assembly FimT family protein — MNEKMGFSLLELTFVIVVLSVLAMFAIPEYTKTHREAKVAVLTDLRGKLINAVDTLKTASNIESRKQTISGKTYVQYDVRQSYLVSGKLLDPTEICHILGLTPGPLVEGEMITSSDGMYTCKNVSPKQSWIKMNRLESTDCALAYTAYYHNGSIANVDIKLTGDCLE; from the coding sequence ATGAATGAAAAAATGGGTTTTTCATTACTGGAATTAACATTTGTTATAGTGGTTCTTTCAGTGCTCGCTATGTTTGCTATCCCCGAGTACACCAAAACACATCGTGAAGCCAAAGTCGCTGTATTGACCGATTTACGAGGCAAATTAATCAATGCCGTTGATACCTTGAAAACAGCATCAAACATTGAATCACGTAAACAGACTATTAGTGGAAAAACGTATGTTCAATATGACGTCAGACAGTCCTATCTAGTATCTGGCAAGCTGCTAGATCCAACTGAAATTTGTCATATATTGGGGCTGACCCCTGGCCCCCTTGTTGAAGGCGAGATGATTACTTCAAGTGATGGTATGTATACTTGTAAAAATGTAAGCCCGAAACAGAGTTGGATTAAAATGAATCGGCTTGAATCGACAGATTGCGCATTGGCATACACAGCCTATTATCATAATGGCTCTATCGCTAATGTTGATATTAAATTGACTGGTGATTGTTTAGAGTAA
- the zwf gene encoding glucose-6-phosphate dehydrogenase, translating to MVKPENNSIVIFGASGDLTKRKLLPALFHLYVNELLPEDFSILGASKTAYTDDSFRAKVTNDLIQSEGITQQQAEAFSKHLYYISMDMTDADSYVAFKERLETLSVTHNTVGNAIYYMATPPSLYAAISANLAKHKLNKDRNGWKRLIVEKPFGYDLASANELDEHLHTCFRERQVYRIDHYLGKETVQNLLVYRFSNGLFEPLWNRSFIDYVEITAAESLGVEERGGYYDHSGAVRDMLQNHLLQVLALVAMEPPAVINADAMRNEVVKVIQSLRPLEEQDLRDNLVLGQYTKSVVNGEEMPGYRSEKDVDADSRTPTYVGMKMMIDNWRWNGVPFYVRTGKRMPERLTEIVVHFKKTPHPIFGQNAPENKLILRIQPNESIQMDFGLKKPGAGFTAQQVSMSFDYNSLEENNLLTAYERLLLDCMKGDATLFARSDAVKACWEFVQPILDYKKEAKSLFGYKCGSWGPNKADEMLEKDGREWRFSSEEVIN from the coding sequence ATGGTAAAACCTGAGAATAACAGTATTGTCATTTTTGGTGCTTCGGGTGATTTAACAAAACGAAAGTTACTTCCCGCGCTTTTTCACCTTTATGTCAATGAACTGTTACCTGAAGATTTCTCTATTTTGGGTGCGAGTAAAACTGCATACACGGACGATTCATTCCGTGCAAAAGTAACTAATGATTTAATCCAAAGTGAAGGCATTACTCAGCAACAAGCTGAAGCGTTTAGTAAACATTTGTACTATATCTCGATGGATATGACAGATGCAGATAGCTACGTTGCGTTTAAAGAGCGCTTAGAAACATTGTCTGTCACGCACAATACAGTTGGTAATGCTATTTACTATATGGCAACACCACCAAGCTTATATGCAGCCATTTCTGCAAACCTTGCTAAACACAAATTGAATAAAGATCGTAATGGTTGGAAACGTTTGATCGTTGAAAAACCATTTGGTTATGACCTTGCATCGGCAAACGAATTAGATGAGCATTTGCACACTTGTTTCCGTGAACGTCAGGTGTATCGTATTGATCATTACTTAGGTAAAGAAACAGTACAGAATCTATTAGTATATCGTTTCTCTAATGGTTTATTCGAACCATTGTGGAACCGTAGTTTCATCGACTATGTTGAAATTACAGCGGCTGAAAGCTTAGGTGTTGAAGAACGTGGCGGTTATTATGACCATTCTGGCGCAGTACGAGATATGCTACAGAATCACTTATTACAAGTATTAGCACTGGTTGCGATGGAGCCACCTGCAGTGATCAACGCAGATGCGATGCGTAATGAAGTGGTTAAAGTGATCCAAAGTTTACGCCCGCTTGAAGAACAAGATCTACGTGATAATCTCGTGTTAGGCCAATATACAAAAAGTGTAGTTAATGGCGAAGAGATGCCGGGTTACCGTAGTGAAAAAGACGTAGATGCAGATTCACGTACTCCGACTTATGTGGGGATGAAGATGATGATCGACAACTGGCGTTGGAACGGCGTACCTTTTTATGTGCGTACGGGTAAACGTATGCCAGAACGTTTGACTGAAATTGTGGTTCACTTTAAAAAGACACCACATCCAATTTTTGGTCAGAACGCGCCGGAAAATAAACTGATCTTGCGTATTCAACCAAACGAATCAATTCAAATGGACTTTGGTTTGAAAAAACCTGGTGCAGGCTTTACTGCTCAGCAAGTATCAATGAGCTTTGACTATAATAGTTTAGAAGAAAATAACCTGTTAACAGCCTACGAACGTTTATTACTTGATTGTATGAAAGGCGACGCAACGTTATTTGCCCGCTCTGATGCAGTGAAAGCATGTTGGGAATTTGTGCAGCCAATCTTAGACTATAAAAAAGAAGCTAAATCTTTGTTTGGTTATAAGTGTGGCAGCTGGGGTCCAAATAAAGCAGATGAAATGCTTGAGAAAGATGGCCGCGAATGGCGTTTTTCGAGTGAAGAAGTGATTAACTAA
- the pgl gene encoding 6-phosphogluconolactonase: protein MMDYRTFETPEQVVESLAQSLVEYSQQEQPVHISLSGGSTPKLLFKVLAQAPFATSITWTNLHFWWGDERCVAPDDAESNFGEAQALLFSKVALPTENIHRILGEDAPEQEVIRFAQEMQTVIPAHNGLPCFDWILLGMGSDGHTASLFPGQTDYNDENIAIIAQHPESGQYRISKTARLLANAKRISYLVLGAGKAEVIKQIHDKDDAALAYPAAQVKANQGNTEWILDAAAARLISR, encoded by the coding sequence ATGATGGATTATCGTACTTTTGAAACACCAGAACAGGTTGTTGAGTCATTGGCTCAGTCACTTGTTGAATATAGCCAGCAAGAGCAACCTGTACATATTTCGTTATCAGGCGGCAGTACACCAAAGCTTTTATTTAAAGTGTTAGCACAAGCGCCATTTGCAACCAGCATCACATGGACTAACTTACATTTTTGGTGGGGCGATGAACGCTGTGTTGCACCTGATGATGCCGAAAGTAATTTTGGTGAAGCACAAGCGTTGCTATTTTCGAAGGTAGCATTACCGACAGAGAATATTCACCGCATATTAGGTGAAGACGCACCTGAGCAAGAAGTTATTCGTTTTGCGCAAGAGATGCAAACCGTGATTCCTGCACATAATGGTTTACCTTGTTTTGATTGGATCCTACTGGGCATGGGTAGTGATGGTCATACAGCATCCTTATTCCCAGGCCAAACTGATTATAACGATGAAAACATCGCAATCATTGCTCAACATCCAGAATCAGGACAATACCGTATTTCTAAAACGGCGCGTCTGTTAGCGAATGCAAAGCGCATTAGCTATTTAGTGTTGGGTGCTGGTAAGGCTGAAGTGATCAAGCAAATTCATGATAAGGATGATGCTGCCCTTGCTTACCCAGCTGCGCAAGTTAAAGCAAATCAGGGTAACACTGAATGGATCTTGGACGCAGCAGCAGCAAGATTAATTAGTCGCTAA
- the nhaA gene encoding Na+/H+ antiporter NhaA — protein sequence MNKTQDSFLSSFFKLESAGGIILMFSAVLAMVLANSPLQGLYSLFLETPVEIKLGGLEIAKPLLLWINDGLMAVFFFLVGLELKRELVEGELSDPRNIILPGVGAIGGMLFPALIYVYFNYDDPAALSGWAIPAATDIAFALGILSLLGSRVPVSLKIFLTSLAIFDDIGAILIIAFFYTSKISVVALIVTALCIPVLAYLNKRNVDSKALYIIVGIVMWVAMLKSGVHATLAGVILALFIPMQSKDKSHSPLKKMEHGLHFVVAFVILPIFAFANAGINLSGVGLEQILHPVPMGIALGLFFGKQIGIFGLCWLAIKCKIAQMPKGMDWCSLYSTAILCGVGFTMSLFIGSLAFEETGTNLLFDERLGIILGSLISGLVGFFMLKSCLSKQDAAAK from the coding sequence ATGAACAAGACACAAGATTCGTTTTTATCTAGTTTCTTTAAACTAGAATCAGCAGGCGGCATTATCTTAATGTTCTCGGCTGTATTAGCTATGGTTTTAGCTAATAGCCCTTTACAGGGACTCTATTCACTATTTTTAGAAACCCCAGTAGAAATAAAACTTGGCGGTTTAGAGATTGCGAAACCATTATTACTTTGGATTAACGATGGTTTAATGGCTGTATTCTTCTTTTTAGTCGGACTTGAGCTAAAGCGGGAATTAGTGGAAGGGGAATTATCTGATCCTCGAAATATCATTCTACCTGGCGTTGGTGCTATCGGTGGTATGTTATTCCCAGCACTTATCTATGTTTACTTTAACTATGATGATCCTGCTGCGTTAAGCGGTTGGGCTATCCCTGCTGCAACAGATATAGCATTTGCGTTAGGTATTTTAAGTTTATTGGGCTCTCGAGTACCGGTTAGCTTGAAGATATTCTTAACGTCACTGGCTATTTTTGATGATATTGGTGCGATCCTTATTATTGCATTCTTCTATACATCGAAGATCTCTGTGGTTGCATTGATTGTGACTGCATTGTGTATCCCAGTGTTAGCTTATTTGAATAAACGTAATGTTGATTCGAAAGCCTTATATATCATTGTTGGTATTGTGATGTGGGTGGCAATGCTGAAATCTGGTGTTCACGCAACATTGGCTGGCGTTATTCTTGCGTTATTTATCCCGATGCAATCAAAAGATAAATCACATTCTCCACTGAAGAAGATGGAGCATGGACTACACTTTGTTGTGGCTTTTGTTATCTTACCTATCTTCGCATTTGCAAACGCAGGTATTAACTTATCGGGTGTTGGCTTAGAGCAAATCCTGCATCCAGTGCCAATGGGTATTGCGTTAGGTCTGTTCTTTGGTAAGCAAATTGGTATCTTCGGTTTATGTTGGTTGGCGATTAAATGTAAGATTGCACAAATGCCAAAAGGCATGGACTGGTGTTCTTTATATAGTACGGCGATCCTATGTGGTGTTGGTTTCACCATGAGCTTGTTTATTGGTTCACTTGCCTTTGAAGAAACAGGAACCAACTTATTGTTTGATGAGCGCCTTGGTATCATCTTAGGTTCATTAATCTCTGGTTTGGTCGGCTTCTTTATGTTGAAGTCATGCCTCTCAAAACAAGACGCAGCAGCAAAATAA
- the can gene encoding carbonate dehydratase, translated as MSTIKSIFERNRAWSEQINEQFPDFFEQLSKQQTPDYLWIGCSDSRVPANQIMALPPGEVFVHRNIANVVVHTDLNCLSVIQYAVEVLKVKHIIVCGHYGCGGVKAAMGDGQHGLIDNWLRHIKDVERFHMDELEGVCGDDKIDRMCELNVVEQVRNVCNTTVVKRAWRNGAELTVHGWIFNISNGVLKSLTDSINSREKQLEVITK; from the coding sequence TTGAGTACTATTAAATCAATATTTGAACGTAATCGCGCATGGTCAGAACAGATCAATGAACAGTTCCCTGACTTTTTTGAACAACTTTCTAAACAACAAACACCGGATTACTTATGGATAGGTTGTTCCGATAGTCGCGTACCAGCAAACCAGATCATGGCCCTGCCTCCGGGGGAAGTGTTTGTGCACCGCAATATCGCTAATGTTGTAGTCCACACAGACTTAAATTGTTTATCAGTGATCCAGTACGCTGTTGAAGTACTTAAAGTGAAGCATATTATTGTGTGTGGTCATTATGGTTGTGGTGGCGTTAAGGCTGCTATGGGCGATGGCCAGCATGGTTTAATTGATAATTGGCTACGTCATATCAAAGATGTTGAACGTTTCCATATGGACGAATTAGAGGGAGTATGCGGAGACGATAAGATTGATCGGATGTGTGAATTAAATGTCGTAGAGCAGGTGCGTAACGTTTGTAATACCACTGTTGTAAAGCGAGCTTGGCGTAATGGCGCTGAGTTAACTGTACACGGCTGGATCTTTAACATCAGTAACGGTGTATTGAAAAGCTTAACAGATAGTATTAATTCGCGTGAGAAACAATTAGAAGTCATTACTAAATAG